The following coding sequences are from one uncultured Tateyamaria sp. window:
- the ubiE gene encoding bifunctional demethylmenaquinone methyltransferase/2-methoxy-6-polyprenyl-1,4-benzoquinol methylase UbiE translates to MTEDKTTHFGFETVPEDEKAGRVRGVFGSVASKYDIMNDVMSVGIHRIWKEAMMDWLAPRAGQKLLDVAGGTGDISFKFLKRAGHGHATVLDLTEPMLVEGRKRAEADRMADSLDWVVGDAMALPFDDNTFDVYTISFGIRNVTRPQDALNEAYRVLKPGGRLMVLEFSQLPNDGLQKLYDLYSFNVIPNMGKLIANDRDSYQYLVESIRKFPDQETFLSMVRTAGFENAKYRNLSMGIACLHSGWKI, encoded by the coding sequence ATGACCGAAGACAAGACAACGCATTTCGGGTTTGAAACCGTACCCGAGGATGAAAAGGCCGGTCGTGTGCGGGGCGTGTTCGGCTCGGTCGCGTCGAAATACGACATCATGAATGACGTGATGAGCGTCGGCATCCACCGCATCTGGAAAGAGGCGATGATGGATTGGCTGGCCCCCCGCGCCGGGCAAAAGCTGCTGGATGTGGCGGGGGGCACCGGCGACATCTCGTTCAAGTTTCTGAAACGTGCGGGCCACGGCCACGCCACCGTGCTGGATCTCACCGAACCCATGCTGGTAGAAGGCCGCAAACGGGCCGAGGCGGACCGCATGGCCGACAGCCTTGATTGGGTCGTCGGCGACGCGATGGCCCTGCCCTTCGACGACAACACCTTCGACGTCTATACGATCAGCTTCGGCATAAGGAACGTGACAAGGCCCCAGGACGCTTTGAACGAAGCCTACCGCGTGCTGAAACCCGGCGGCCGCCTGATGGTGCTTGAGTTCAGCCAGTTGCCCAATGACGGGCTGCAAAAGCTCTATGACCTCTACAGCTTCAACGTGATCCCCAACATGGGCAAGCTGATCGCCAACGACCGCGACAGCTATCAATACCTGGTCGAGAGCATCCGCAAGTTCCCCGATCAGGAGACGTTCCTGTCCATGGTCCGCACCGCAGGGTTCGAGAATGCCAAGTACCGGAATCTCTCCATGGGCATCGCCTGCCTGCATTCCGGGTGGAAAATCTGA
- the mutM gene encoding bifunctional DNA-formamidopyrimidine glycosylase/DNA-(apurinic or apyrimidinic site) lyase gives MPELPEVETVRRGLVPAMEGAVIAQADVNRPDLRWPFPAGMAERLSGQQVLGLRRRSKYILADLASGETLLIHLGMSGRMLVSGDPLGQFVHAHPAPEKHDHVVLHMDNGARITFNDPRRFGAMDLMETATAEQHKLLAVLGPEPLGNAFNEDHLISAFEGKNTPVKSALLDQRIVAGLGNIYVCEALYRAGISPMRKAGRISKARVAALVPIIRDVLAEAIEAGGSSLRDFRQADGELGYFQHRFDVYGREGEPCRSPGCSQSIMRVVQAGRSSFYCRSCQS, from the coding sequence ATGCCCGAACTGCCGGAAGTTGAGACCGTCCGACGCGGCCTTGTGCCCGCGATGGAAGGGGCCGTGATCGCGCAGGCGGATGTGAACCGGCCCGATCTGCGGTGGCCGTTTCCGGCTGGGATGGCCGAGCGGTTGAGCGGGCAGCAGGTGTTGGGGCTGCGGCGGCGGTCAAAGTACATTTTGGCTGATCTGGCGTCGGGTGAGACGCTGCTGATCCATCTGGGGATGTCGGGGCGGATGCTGGTGTCCGGGGATCCGCTTGGGCAGTTCGTGCACGCGCATCCGGCACCCGAGAAGCACGACCATGTGGTGCTGCACATGGACAATGGCGCGCGCATCACGTTCAACGATCCGCGGCGGTTCGGGGCGATGGATCTGATGGAGACGGCAACGGCAGAGCAACACAAGCTGCTGGCCGTTCTTGGGCCCGAGCCGCTGGGCAACGCGTTCAACGAGGATCATCTGATATCGGCATTCGAGGGCAAAAACACGCCCGTCAAATCCGCGCTGCTGGATCAGAGAATCGTCGCGGGACTGGGCAATATCTATGTCTGCGAGGCATTGTACCGCGCGGGCATCTCGCCCATGCGCAAGGCAGGGCGCATTTCCAAAGCGCGCGTTGCGGCGCTGGTGCCGATCATCAGGGATGTGCTGGCCGAAGCGATCGAGGCGGGCGGATCAAGCTTGCGGGATTTCCGTCAAGCGGATGGCGAGCTTGGGTATTTTCAGCATCGGTTCGATGTTTACGGGCGGGAAGGGGAACCTTGTCGGAGCCCCGGGTGTTCCCAATCCATCATGCGCGTGGTGCAGGCGGGGCGGTCGTCCTTCTACTGTAGGTCGTGCCAATCTTGA